AAAAGAATTTAGCATGTAAAACTGCATGCTGGTTATAATAAGAATGGcactcaaaaacatttatcagTACAGTCTACATACATTTTATCTAGAGAAAAACTAAgattaaaaaatctaaaaaggTCCACAATGTGGGATATACAGGCATGTTTGTCTCAAGGTCATTTTTCCACTCAGTGATGGCCCACAATCCTCAAAACTTTGGACAATGAAAAAAGCGCTCACCTTGTCCAGAATGAACCTATTCAGGTAGGGCATGTATCCCTGATTGGAAACAGGGCCTTCATCATCATCTCTAAAGTGTTCCTCCAGAGCTACAGGATCATGAGGGATCTTCATCACTGTGCAGAGGTTATGGGAGAGCACCTGCAAAGAACCACTGAGATTAACACCAAAACATATCTAATTCTAACTCAATAATGGATATTCATAGTCAATAATTGTTATATAAATCAGTGCTTAAACACTTAggaagtatttatttttttcattgtagCATTTTTGGGGAAAacctgtatatattttttgtcattcATATGTTAGACAAAATATTGATATAATTACCTTAAATAATTTGCATAACTCTTCCATTTCATctgaatgtatttaaatatggataCATTTTAGAGGTCTGTAACAAATTCAATGGTTTGTGAACGATTAGAAAATAACTAAAAGTGTGTAAATAGTCAGGCTGCAGTTATATATTATCAAATACCTCATCCGTAACGCACAACAATAAGTTCAGATACTAGAAGCAGCACTCTCTTTCCAAGAGTATTTCATAAAGTTGTGAAACAAATTAGTTTTAAATTCTAATCGTCACATGAAAACATTGTTACATTTACAGTCAGTGCGGCTACTATGATTCACGCGTCCTTAAACTCTGAGAATTTCCTGCACTGAAACAACGTTTACACTCCAGTGCCCAATCTTAAAACAACAAGACAGTTAATTCAACGGCAAAAACAAACCTTCAACTGTGACTTAGACACTTTCCCACTTTTATCCACATCCAGGGCTGTGAATGCATGCCATATTGCCTTGAGGAGTTCGTCCCTTAGTCCCATTTTCAGAGGTAGTGTCTCCCGACTACTGTGTGGCGTCGCTCTTGATGTGAACTGTTTTCTCATGAGATTTTAGAATAGAGCGGTCACATGACCTTAGAACTAGAACCACAGAACTCGCAGTTCGAGCACCACTCAGCGATGAGCGCGTGCTGTTGAAGGACATGGAAGGAATGTGTGACATCAATAGGCATTTGCCAGGGTGAGGATTATGAAcctcacttttttttctttttcacatgTGTTTCACACACAACATTTTAGTACCCGCAAAATGCGATACTCAACGGAATTTGCGTTCACCGGAGCGTAaccataaaaacattaatgtaaTGGTACACTCAgaaaattaatgcatttttcaCCTTTATGTagatttaatttcaaatatttcaaatgcAAGCTAACTGTTAAagttcatataaaacaaactAGGTGCATTTAGGTGAAAACAgtttattaaaatgaacatatttACAGACAAAATGAAGTTGAGGATTAACAAGACCAAATAATCTAAACAGTACCCTATCAATGTAGTTTATGGAGCACAAAAGTCAAAACTATACATTATTAACTAAGGACATAAGATGAACTGGACAAAGATTGTTTTAATGCTACAAAAATAGGGTTGGAGATTTGAATGgcatatgtacatttaaatcaTTTGCTTCCAGTTTTAAGCATGCATTTGTCACATGGTTATTTCAAGATTTGACAAGATtgaacaaagcaaaaaaaaaacaaaaaaaacaaacaaaatcagtGGATGTAATCTGCAAGAAGGTTACTGGAGCACAAACACTTTTATGATGatgatattatgaaatattgctTGTTAGAATggataaaatgatttaaaaggtatttaaagaaaaaaaataataatcttccAACCCTAACTGGATACAGACGAACATGAATAGCAGCAGGCTTTCTGTGACAAGCTCACCATTGCCTCCAAAGTGCTcattttaatggcaattaaCTCAATCCCCAAGTTCTGTGGCCCAACAGGCATTTTTCACAGGCAGTAAGGTGCACAAATCTTCGATCTGGTACATTCACATATCAGGGCTCAATAGGGGTACACACCTCCCAATTTGGTAAAGAGCAACACTGCACCTTTGCGAAAGCAAGTGCAGGGAGACCATTTTGACTCTTACCTATGGAACTTAAAGCAAGGATTAGGAAGACAGATCTATACTACAAATGTGTCCATCATAAGGCAATTCTGTCGGAGATTTTTAAAAGGCAAACCTAATTGGTAAGGCAGATCTGCATTACGTACTCAGAGGCTATTGCCAAAACAAGGCAGAAGGACCCAAGCTTCAGTAAAGGCCATGGTACTTTGTGTCAAACAGTATAAGCACTATAAGTCACATGACAGTCTGTGTCATCCTTCTGGCTACAGACAAAACTGTCTGTGTGCACAATCTTTCATAAGCACCACTGTAGTTCCTATACAGGATTGGTCATCTCCTTTGTCTGGAGTTCAGTTCAGTAAATGGTGAGGCTAACAGAGCGGTTCATCTTCTTCCCGATAAGTCGAGAAGCTCTGGAGCTGGACTGGACTGTGGAACGTGTCAGAACGCGGTCTGTGGACAGAACCCTCTCTTCTGCTGCAGCCTTTGCCATCTGAGCTTTCTTTAGCTCcctgagaaacaaaaaacagaattaATTGAATCCAAAGAAGTTGAGTTTCCACCATTAGCATTTAGTATGTTCATAACAACTAAAAGACCTAGAATTTGCCTTTGTAAATGAAAGAATATGTCACATACTTCTGCAGAAGTGCGTTCTTGAATTTCTCAGCATTGAGCTCTACGCGCAGCTGGTCAGCACTCATTCTGGAAGCAGTCAGAAGAACGGGATGCCTGACAAGGTCAGAGGTTGAGGGTCGCCGTGTTGGGTCGGGATGGATCATAAGCTGTCAGGAggataaatgcattttaatctaACATTCAAGGAACAATTCAACAGTTCTGGCAGAAATAGAAAGCACTAAAGTGAATTACTTATATTTAGGACTACTTTATAGAAGAAACCTCACCTTCAACAAGCTTAAAAATTCCTGAGAAAGCACTTGTGGGATATGGGGCAGAATGCCCTGTCGGATTTTGTGCCACTTTTCTCCATTGGTGGGAAGGGGCTCTGCTCCAGAGGCACTGACTACAGTCAGAGCAAGGGCAAATATGTCTGCCTTTTTCAGGTTACTGTAGTCCTGTGGGCAAGAACAGCTAAATTAGTACATGATATATTTCACAGAAGATTGTGACCTGCCAACAATTTCTTAAGATCCAGAATGAAAACAAGTGTTTACCTCCTGAAGAACTTCATTTGCCAGGTATCTGCTGTCACCTTCTTCAACTTGTGGATTGGTAACAGTTGTAACATGACCTAGATCACCTGATACAGAAGAGATTGTCAAAATCTTGTCCACTTCATTAAGCCATGTCTGTATTATACAATCATCTGGGCATGTAATTTGAGTATCTTACCTATTTTGTACACCACACTTGTGGTGGGCCCATCTTCTTCATCTTCAAATTCCTCTACACTTGGAGCAGGTTTGCGTGAAATGAATATATTGCCTGAAACAAACAAATCCCCAaattaaagcataaaaataaaattgcaatttaaCATAACACAtcaataagatattttaaaggctGTAACAAGCAAATACATACTTGGCTTGATATCCATGTGAACAAGTGCCGTAGAGTGAATGTACTTGAGTCCACGAGAGACTTGCAGCAGCAGATCCTTCAGCTCCATCTCAGACAGGAAGTGCATGCGTCTGTTATTCTCAGCAATGACATCAGACAGGGTTCCACCATTGCAGTACTCATTCTGGATCAGCATGTGGTCATCTTCTGCCCAAGCAGAATAATACCTCACAACATGGGGGTGCTGTCCAAGAACCGCATGTGCATATACCTCACGAAGTGCATTTTGCCTATCGGGAGAGAATTCACAGGAAtaattagaaaataataaaaacctcCATTCAATATAGTTAGAGTAATAGAAACCACATTCATAAAAGATGTTGCGTTCACTTACTCATCCACAGAGCCTGCCAGGGGTTTTTTCGAACGTTTGATGGCATAGATACACCCGTCCAACCTCTTGACGCATTTAAAAACAGAACCAAACTCTCCAGAGCCAATCTTCTCCAGCTCATGGAATTCAGATGCATATCTGGACATCATGTTATTCTCCATCATTGTGATCCTCTGTGGGAAAATCACGTTTATTAGACAAAATGAATACAGTGGTACTTAACCAACTAGATAGTCATGGAAATACAgttaaaccaaaaattatttttgatattttttatatgtttactagtgggtgcaggatactataattcatttatgtaagtgaggataacaaaataaagtaaactgtgacattatatccaaaaattcttcataaagTGGattaccagtaaaactgataaaaaatttggaaccaaaatcattttttattttattttatattgttatatacataccctagaaaaaaagaaaaaaaaaacattactggtgtgcatcttaagacaaaacaatgccactgacatattttaagatgtgcCAGTacaagtttctttcagttaaaacagctcaaacatgcattttactCTAGGATTAGCtcaagccttgtctgtgaaaccaggagGGAAAGTCCTAGGTTTGACTTAAAAGTTTCAGTTCATTTCAGTTTCTGTCTAAATTTATTTCAGTGCTTCATTGGTTAAAAAGTAGTATTTAAGTGCATAACTTTTAATAACTCACAGCTataattaattcaaatttaCCTTTGAGGGCGGAATCAGCTCCTCCTCTATTTCAGCGTCACTTGCATCCATATCCTCCCCACATGAGCTACAGAATGAAAAGACATCATTAGAACGGACTCACATCAAACGCTAGGGGGCAGCAGAGAGGCCTGACTAAGCACATGGCGTGTAGATGGAGCGAACACGAGGAGCTGGTTCCTCGCCAACTTTTTGTCTTGTAATAGAATTAGTAAACGGATTTAACGAACGGTTCTGCAACCTGTGCCACACCTGTCCACAATCGGCAttgttgtctgtcattctattaaAACTACTTCATAGCAATCAGTAACCTCCTGGAGGTTAActaatatgaaaagaaaaaaaacgagGAAAAGTTAGTAAAGACTGTGGTCAACGTACTCATTCCAGTGTGATCGTTTCCTGTTGTTTCTTTGTAGTGTCGACGACTGCACCAGAATGGAGTCCGGGGTGAAGGGGTTGATGTTTACTAGAGGTGTCTGGTTTCGTCTTCCGTCCAGACAGGCTTTGCTCGTGGAATCCACATTCTTAAACAGGGCGACTCTCCGGTTCGTCGATCCCATCGTCCTGGCCCTCGACAACAAGCTCTGTAGATGCATAATTTAATagtcattttaaaaatcatttaaaacaagAACAGCACAGGAAAACGTAAAATAAAAAGACAGTGTCAAAACAAACAGGGGGAAAACTGAACATTGCGCATTTTAAATGATGTAAGTTAATGATGTGCTAGTATCAATAGACTGATTCACTAAAGCTGTTACGCAACTTTGTACAACAGGTCCAGTATCTGGGTCACTAGGGTGAGCTCATCCACCTGGTAAAGGCTGGACTGTTTTTTTCAAATCATAACtactttatttgatttttttgaaTGTTAACAATAACAGGAAAAACGTAAGgagaattaattatacaaatgtaaacaaaaaaaaaatactctcACGTTCAGCATTTGAGAGGAACCGATgttaaaatgcaaaaacattaatttttgtTCGTTATTAAGTTCAGTGTATGAGTACAAACCTTTGGAGTATGAGGGGTATCGAAGAGACGGAGTTTTCTGAAGGTTTTATGGGGTGGTGTATCAGGACAGTCCGGGATAGGGGAGCTGGATCCTTCCATGTCATCATGAATGTAACTCCTTTCGGGCGAACTGTCGTAAGCCTGGGGACTTTTCCTTGGCGATGGAGAGCTTTTCATGTAAAAAGTTTGTTTAGCGCGAGACGGCGAGCCAAATCCCTCCTCATCCCAGGACTCGTCGTCGTCTCTGGTTCGGCTAAGCGGGCTGCTGCTGCCCAGGTCCTCCGGCCTCTTATCGTTGCTGCGGCGCACGGACAACGGGGAGTCCAGCTCCGTGAAGCCCGATTCGGCCCCGGTGCTGTTGTTCGCATCTTCGATGCTGTCCTCTTCACCATCACTTGCCGAAAACTGCAATTTCTGGCGAACGGGTTTCAGATTTGGAGACTTGCCGTGCCTCCGTGGGCCGAAACTCATCTTTCCAGACAAAAGTTCAGCTTATGTAAAAggataaaacttaaaaaacacAACCAAGTTgtgtaaaagtgtaaaaaccAGCCCAAACGGCTGGGAAATCAGGCAGAGATTATGTAATTTAGATAAACATATCTAATACTGTTCATGCGATTCAAGAACCGGAGCGCCGATGAAGTCCCGAGAACAGCGATGTGGTTCCAAACTTGTTCCAGGAGGAAAACTGCTACAAATTGTCCGAAAAATATCTTCTCCCGCTGACTGATATCTCCGTGACAAGTCCAAACAAGCTCAGTTTAGACGCATATAGAAACGGATAACGACGTCGAAATCGTATAAAACAAGCGTCCACGGAGACGTTTCGGGTGAAAAAATGGCTGCTCCACAAACTTCCAACTGATTTTGAAAGaactagaaaaaaataaactccTAATAGTAATAACGCGACATATATAACGCCGAACTAAAAGGTAAACTTCTCAAAACATGTCAAAACATCCAGAATAGTATCGTTTAAGACAATAATGTTTACAAAACTAGTTTGAATGGCGAGCTACTCCTCCCACTAACAAGCGTGGTCAAAGTCTTCCCGCGACCGTTGGTCATGTGACGTGATATACACCAATGAGCGCCGACTTCCAAAGTTTAAAAGATAGGAGGGACGCAAGTACTACGTCAGTAAGCCCCTCCCCTGAAATGTCCACAGACTGTGACTTCAATTTGGCGCGAATGCTCCTCTTTCATCTACGAAATGGTCTCGTTTGATCATTGAGATGATCAGATGAACGTTTTAGTGAAAATTGCGTTCATTATGGCACACTGGAACATGTTACATTAATTACATGGCATTATATTTGATAAGATTAATCATTTTGGCAGTGTTTTTATGGTGGTGTAAATTAGCCACATGGTTTTGTTTTGATGGCAGAGCTTCTCCAGTGGAATTGACCGGCTATCAGTTAACAATAGCAATCACTAAAAGCCTGTTAAAAAGCTTTTCACAAATGATGTTTTGCACACCATATTAATGGGACTTTCCAGTATTGTATTGGGCAACTCATAAAACCCACAATCACAGTATTAAAATTAGAGGCCATGTTTGGAAAGTCCCTTGGATCTATATggtaaatattaaatgtttttttaaactaaaaagaCTCAAGTTTGTAAATTGCACATTTTGCTGTTAAGTCAAAGAATACAATACAATGAAAtcattctttttaaatatatttgtaggCCTTTTCTTAACAGTTTGCAAAAAATAGCATAATCAAATATATACAGAAAAACTCTACTTTTAAAACAGTTATGTACATATCCACACAAAAATATCTTCTTGATATATTGCATTCATGATGTCAGCATTAGAAAAAAACTATGATGCTTTTCAATACCCAGACGTACATAcacgcagacacacacacacacacacacacacacacacacacacccttgaGACGTTTAGTTCACTGTTATACAATGTGAGTTAATCATCCATGCCAGGAGTTTCTCCTTGCTGTATTCTTGATGCTATTCTGATGGCTTCTTCTAGGGAGGGCTGATCACTGAGCTGAGAGGGGAAAAAGTAGAAAttcaatttaataaaactaaaatgtttGCAGTTGCAGTATAACAAATAATTTCAAAACTGTCCATCTTGCGATGCTCAATGGCACCACCCACCAAGCAGAGAGTCACTCTTCTAGAGAATGACACAATGCCCCTTTGTTGGCATAAGGGCTCATTAATCAGGACTGAATGGCAAACCAGTCAACAAGGTTGATTGGACTAGGTTGCTCAGTTAGTTCTCCATTAGTGCAAAAAAAGCAAGTGATACAATCACTAATCATAATTATTAGATCATTATCTGCTACTGATTTCAACTATTATTACACACAAGAGCTGAAATCAATGCTTAattaaatagtattttttgGAAGCCAGGatttttaaaaagattaatAAGGCCCGATTTCATAGACATGGCTTaggctaaaccaggattagaccttagttcaattaggacttttaagtagattttataaacataccctagagaagaaaaaaaaacattactggggtgcatcttgagacaaaacaatggcactgacatattttaagatctgtcagtagaagttactttcagttaaaacagctcaaacatgcattttagtctaggattAGCTTAATTCTTGTCTTTGAAACCGGGGGCATGAGTATAAAACTGGTGACTGTTTTTGCAcactttaattttaagtttatgTTGCACccattttgcattaattttctCTCAGGTATCCacaaaatctgtatttttaatcacatttttgcACTTAAGTCATCAAAAAATGATCCTAGCTTTGgtgtaaagatttttttaaaaagaaacataggcctggtttcacagaaaaggcttcgactaagccaggattaggcctttgttcaattagggcatctaagtagcttttataaatgtgccctagaaaaaaatacagcagtACTTAACCAACTAGATAGTCATGgaaaatacagtcaaaccaaaaattatttttgatattttttatatgtttacTAGTGAGTGCAGGATACTAtaattcatttatgtaagtgaggataacaaaataaagtaaactgtgacattattttcaaaaattcttcataaagTGGATTACcagtaaaatgtataaaaatttggaaccaaaattattttttatttttatatacataccctagaaaaaaaaaaaacattactggggtgcatcttgagacaaaacaatggcactgacatattttaagatatgtcagggCATATCTAGCtcaagccttgtctgtgaaaccaggagATATTgtatcaaatatatttatatggcttggcttaaaatgatttatatcATACTGAGAGAGTAGtccatttcatttcaaatgctTGAAATCGTTAGACCTACAGAACAGTCTACAATACTAATTCAGTTGAGACCTACATCTTTAACAcaaatcctaaaaaaaatacTACCAACTACCAACAAACAGTCTTTTGGAAATAATTGCATGTTCCCACCCTAAAAGGGGCTTAAAGGTTTACAGCATTAACTGCAATTCTTATTATTTACTCTCAGGCAAAGTAAACACATGATTTAAGCTTTGTGACCGCTCTTAGCTGTGTGTGTTAATGTAACTCTGTTTTTGAGAGTAAAATTCCATAACGCGTGCCGGCGTGTGTATATATTCTATACCTGCACAGCTATGTGTGTGCCGTTAGAGGTAGCCAGCAGTGTGACTGGGTGTGGTCTTGTGGAAACCACATGTTGTTCCTGATCCTGCACGAGCTCCCCTTCTTCTGTCTGGTATGCAGAGAGATCTGGCGTCACAATAGCCACCTAAAACGCAAATAAAGTTCACAAAATTAGCTCAGTTTAGTTGTGTATTTAGTAAAGTAATGGAGTCCCTAGGTAGGAAACCAGCTAGTAACACCAGCTACCTGTCCCTCTGTACCGTCTGCAGACACCATAGTAACAGAATGTGCTCCCCCTGAGGAAAGCATTGCTTCATGTGCTGGGATGGTTATGGTGGTTCCTTCTTGCGTTACCATGGTAATTGTGCCTCCCATAGCCTGCATATCTGCTTGAGACAGAACCTGAGAGGGAAAAGACAATTAGTATTTACCTGGAAGATAACTGCATATCCACCACCCTGACAGTGTTTTCTCTCATCGCACCACCCCTTTTccactgtgatttttttttttaatatttcatattgcAAACCCCCAAGTATGAGgcaaaagataaataaaatagatCCGGATGATATTGTGTGTGATCAACAGAGCATTGGTGGACATTTATACAACACCGTGTCTACACCGGATGCAAGTGCCGTGACATGACAaaattataatcagtgatgctactgtctacactggatgtggtTCGGTGAGAGAAAACACAATAAATTACTCCAGTAAACTGATGCCCCGTTCAATTTCTTACATACTCCAAGTGCCTGCGCTATTTCTGACATGAAGGACAAATGGATTTGCAATGGTCGTTTAGTCGGTCCAATTGTGGACAGCTTACAGCTGTTGCGGTGTGACGTGACACAACACTGGTCGCGTTCGGTGCAGACAGAGTAAATCCTCACTGACCTGTTGTGTGCCATCCTGAGATATGAGAGCCACGTGCTGTTGTCCCATGATCTCTGATCCTGACATCTGCTCAGACCCAGAGTCATCTTCCACCACTGTTGGAGTGTACATTAACCCAGGTTCATCAATGGCCTCTGAAAAAGGTGCAATTTTGAAATTCAGATTTTAAGTAAATCAATATTATATGGTTTTTGACTACATTTACATGCAGTGTAATAATGTGATTACAGTAGGCTTAGGCATTATTGTGATTTAACTTGTAAACACTCAAGTAAACAATACTTATCAAACTGATGTGAAGCACATTATCGCAGTAACCATAATTGTAGTTTAAATATGAGATGTATGCAGATTTTAATCGCAATAAACagacatataaacattttaatcacaTCTATTCCACTCTAACCTAAGTGTGCATGTGCTTATTGTGACATGGATGACGTTGTCACGCGCAGATTAATGTTCACATTGACAATGTTGCCCAACATTAATATAATGCAGTATATTGATGGATGAAAACATTGAAATGAAGACATTTTAGGCATGTCACTGAAATAAATCCAATAAAAATAGATCATCCGTAGAGATGTTTTAAATTTGACGTAAGTAGATTAAAACAGTAACATACCCACTGTATGCGAGTTCAGCATTTGTGCTGTGCATTGGGGTGTGTGAATAACAGTGGTAAAAATGACCACAACTCTTAGCGAATATTCAGAATAATGAAAATTGCATGTAAACAGGAGTGTGCTCATATTATTTACACATCTTACTGCGATTAAGTAAGTAATAATCATGATTATTGGAATAATCATATTATTGGCTCACATGTAAATGTAGTCATTGTTTGTGACTGGAGATTTAGGTAAACAGACCTGCAGGGGGCTCAAAATAACCTTCTTGTTCCTCTTCTATGGGCTCGGTGTCATTGTGCGCTGTGCGTTTATGCATGGCTAATGTAGAAATCTGCTTATACGTCTTTCCGCAGTGGTTACAGTTGTAGGGTTTGCAGGGCGTATGAACCACATGGTGCTTGTACAAGCTGGAGTACTCAGTGAAACGCTTGTCACAGCCAGGAACAGTGCAGACGTAAGGCTTCTCACCTGAAGATGAGACACACTTTGAAACTTATTGTctgaaattataaataaatgcttgCAAACTCAAAGTTTCTGGTTACATTATAATGATACTTTATACGATTTTGAAAGCAGTTAGAGAGGACAACAAGTACctgtgtggatcctcatgtgatttttgtaattggTGGCACTTGCAAAGGCTCTTCCACAGCTAGGTTCGGAGCAGTAGTACGGCCTCTCGCCTGTGTGAGTACGGATGTGAACTTTACGAATGTTGGAAGTGGTGAAAGATCTCCCACAGCCTTCAAATGGACATTTAAATGGTTTTTCGCCTAGAAAATGAACAATTTAAACAACAAATTTAAACAGACCAAAAACTTAAATTcatctttttaaaacaaatgtattttataagCCAGATGAAACCCAGGTAAATATGAAAACCACCTGTATGTgttcttgtgtgtttttgtaagtCTCCAGAGGTTTTGAAAGACTTGAGGCAGTTAAGTTCCTGACAGTGatacggtttctctccagtgtgtgTTCGGACGTGACTCTTGAGGCCATACCCTGAAGACagcagaaagaaaaataaaatgcagcatgtacaaaaaaaattggaaaacaacagaaatgtgctttttaaaaaaaaaaaaaaaaaaaaaaactttacctGTTGCAAACTTTTTCCCGCAACCCATATGTTCACATATGTATGGTTTATCCCCAGTGTGCGATCTTTCATGCACctaaaaatatttagaaaacCACATGGTCAAgaaattaataaagtaatacAGAGACTAAGGGCACATCTGAACAGAAATCTTCTCTTGCATGATTTCACCTTCAGATGGTGAGCAGTAGTGTAGAGTTTTCCACATCCCTCGTGATCACATCTGAAGGCCTTTTCCCCAACATGCTGGACTCTAGGTGACCGACTGTCTTGACCCTGCAGTACAATCTGAATACACAAAGTGGGTAACAGCTTCATTAACATGCAAAGCATTCATTTTATGCAGAAAATAGTATCAGTAGAGACAGTACCTGCATATGCACACTGCCATCAGAGTCTCCTCGACCAAGTAACCCAGTACTACATTCTGTGGCCTCAATCTACAAAAAGGcacacattttaaaacagaTATGTGGTTATAATACATAAACATAAAACACTTTCTTTAAATTAACAATTAAAGATAAACAAGGCATatcacatacagtacacaaaaaGTGTACAAGTTTAAATTGATTTAGCATTCAAATACACGTTTTGTTTCAGTTAGAGTGGTTGAATTGAACCatataaaaagaataaataataaaaatgcagaataaGTGACAGGGCAGTGATCTTAACCTTAGTAGAGTACTGTTCCAGCACACTGATGGTCTCAGCATCAATTGTGCCCTCCGTCTGTAAGTCTGCTACAGTACCATCTGCCTGGATGGCCAAGATGGTGTTGGATTGAGGCATATGCTGAATATATGCAGTGGTGCCATCCTCCAGCTGAACAGCCTGTAAACCGCCCTGATCATatgttt
The nucleotide sequence above comes from Chanodichthys erythropterus isolate Z2021 chromosome 7, ASM2448905v1, whole genome shotgun sequence. Encoded proteins:
- the wee1 gene encoding wee1-like protein kinase encodes the protein MSFGPRRHGKSPNLKPVRQKLQFSASDGEEDSIEDANNSTGAESGFTELDSPLSVRRSNDKRPEDLGSSSPLSRTRDDDESWDEEGFGSPSRAKQTFYMKSSPSPRKSPQAYDSSPERSYIHDDMEGSSSPIPDCPDTPPHKTFRKLRLFDTPHTPKSLLSRARTMGSTNRRVALFKNVDSTSKACLDGRRNQTPLVNINPFTPDSILVQSSTLQRNNRKRSHWNDSCGEDMDASDAEIEEELIPPSKRITMMENNMMSRYASEFHELEKIGSGEFGSVFKCVKRLDGCIYAIKRSKKPLAGSVDEQNALREVYAHAVLGQHPHVVRYYSAWAEDDHMLIQNEYCNGGTLSDVIAENNRRMHFLSEMELKDLLLQVSRGLKYIHSTALVHMDIKPSNIFISRKPAPSVEEFEDEEDGPTTSVVYKIGDLGHVTTVTNPQVEEGDSRYLANEVLQEDYSNLKKADIFALALTVVSASGAEPLPTNGEKWHKIRQGILPHIPQVLSQEFLSLLKLMIHPDPTRRPSTSDLVRHPVLLTASRMSADQLRVELNAEKFKNALLQKELKKAQMAKAAAEERVLSTDRVLTRSTVQSSSRASRLIGKKMNRSVSLTIY
- the znf143b gene encoding zinc finger protein 143 isoform X3, producing the protein MLLAQVNRDTQGMEFQSVDGDPQQVTLCLTEAVTVGDDNMDGMDTVSLQAVTLVDGSTAYIQHSPKVSLTENKIMEGQVIQLEDGSAAYVQHLPMSKTGGEGLRLEDGQAVQLEDGTTAYIHAPKETYDQGGLQAVQLEDGTTAYIQHMPQSNTILAIQADGTVADLQTEGTIDAETISVLEQYSTKIEATECSTGLLGRGDSDGSVHMQIVLQGQDSRSPRVQHVGEKAFRCDHEGCGKLYTTAHHLKVHERSHTGDKPYICEHMGCGKKFATGYGLKSHVRTHTGEKPYHCQELNCLKSFKTSGDLQKHTRTHTGEKPFKCPFEGCGRSFTTSNIRKVHIRTHTGERPYYCSEPSCGRAFASATNYKNHMRIHTGEKPYVCTVPGCDKRFTEYSSLYKHHVVHTPCKPYNCNHCGKTYKQISTLAMHKRTAHNDTEPIEEEQEGYFEPPAEAIDEPGLMYTPTVVEDDSGSEQMSGSEIMGQQHVALISQDGTQQVLSQADMQAMGGTITMVTQEGTTITIPAHEAMLSSGGAHSVTMVSADGTEGQVAIVTPDLSAYQTEEGELVQDQEQHVVSTRPHPVTLLATSNGTHIAVQLSDQPSLEEAIRIASRIQQGETPGMDD
- the znf143b gene encoding zinc finger protein 143 isoform X2: MVVGLYRQIMLLAQVNRDTQGMEFQSVDGDPQQVTLCLTEAVTVGDDNMDGMDTVSLQAVTLVDGSTAYIQHSPKENKIMEGQVIQLEDGSAAYVQHLPMSKTGGEGLRLEDGQAVQLEDGTTAYIHAPKETYDQGGLQAVQLEDGTTAYIQHMPQSNTILAIQADGTVADLQTEGTIDAETISVLEQYSTKIEATECSTGLLGRGDSDGSVHMQIVLQGQDSRSPRVQHVGEKAFRCDHEGCGKLYTTAHHLKVHERSHTGDKPYICEHMGCGKKFATGYGLKSHVRTHTGEKPYHCQELNCLKSFKTSGDLQKHTRTHTGEKPFKCPFEGCGRSFTTSNIRKVHIRTHTGERPYYCSEPSCGRAFASATNYKNHMRIHTGEKPYVCTVPGCDKRFTEYSSLYKHHVVHTPCKPYNCNHCGKTYKQISTLAMHKRTAHNDTEPIEEEQEGYFEPPAEAIDEPGLMYTPTVVEDDSGSEQMSGSEIMGQQHVALISQDGTQQVLSQADMQAMGGTITMVTQEGTTITIPAHEAMLSSGGAHSVTMVSADGTEGQVAIVTPDLSAYQTEEGELVQDQEQHVVSTRPHPVTLLATSNGTHIAVQLSDQPSLEEAIRIASRIQQGETPGMDD
- the znf143b gene encoding zinc finger protein 143 isoform X1, with product MVVGLYRQIMLLAQVNRDTQGMEFQSVDGDPQQVTLCLTEAVTVGDDNMDGMDTVSLQAVTLVDGSTAYIQHSPKVSLTENKIMEGQVIQLEDGSAAYVQHLPMSKTGGEGLRLEDGQAVQLEDGTTAYIHAPKETYDQGGLQAVQLEDGTTAYIQHMPQSNTILAIQADGTVADLQTEGTIDAETISVLEQYSTKIEATECSTGLLGRGDSDGSVHMQIVLQGQDSRSPRVQHVGEKAFRCDHEGCGKLYTTAHHLKVHERSHTGDKPYICEHMGCGKKFATGYGLKSHVRTHTGEKPYHCQELNCLKSFKTSGDLQKHTRTHTGEKPFKCPFEGCGRSFTTSNIRKVHIRTHTGERPYYCSEPSCGRAFASATNYKNHMRIHTGEKPYVCTVPGCDKRFTEYSSLYKHHVVHTPCKPYNCNHCGKTYKQISTLAMHKRTAHNDTEPIEEEQEGYFEPPAEAIDEPGLMYTPTVVEDDSGSEQMSGSEIMGQQHVALISQDGTQQVLSQADMQAMGGTITMVTQEGTTITIPAHEAMLSSGGAHSVTMVSADGTEGQVAIVTPDLSAYQTEEGELVQDQEQHVVSTRPHPVTLLATSNGTHIAVQLSDQPSLEEAIRIASRIQQGETPGMDD